The region AGTTTAAGAAGATCCTTTGCAACTCTTTACAAAGATGTTCTTACTCTTTTTGAAATAAGACAAATAACAGGACACGCTTCAGATGCTCAGCTAATGGAATACATTAATGAAACCGAAGATAAAACAGATTTATTAAAAGCAATGAATAAGAAAATGAACGCTCATGAAGTTAAACTATCTGAAAAAAAAGCAACTTTAAAGCTAGTAAAAAAAGCAAATTAATATTTCTGTAAACTTTATCAAAAACGCTTCAAACCAAAGCTAAAAACCCAATTTTAGCGACGTCAATGAAATTGGTGGTTGTAGCGTTTTGTTAATTTTAATTATCTGATAATTAGTTATTTAAAAAAAAATCGTTTTCAGTGTAGAAAACTTATAAATCACCTCTTTGTTGAAAACTTCGGGGGTTTTGTGAATAGAATTGAAACTTAATTCTATTGAATACTATCTATCTTTGAAAAGAAGAGCAAACTACCAACTGACGCCGAATAGAATGCCCTTTTTGTAACTAGGAAATACAAAGATACATTTTTTTTTTGCGTCAGTTGATTTGCTAAATATTAATTTAACATATCAATAAAGATGCAAAAAAATGCACAAAGTATTCAGTTCGTACAAGTAACACCCGAACAACTACAACACGCAATTATTCAAGGCGTAAAACTTCAATTAGATAGTTTAAAAGAACATTTTCAACCCAAAGAGCCAAACACCTACTTAACAAGGTCAGATGTCGCAAAGATGCTTAAAATCGATTTGTCGAGCGTTCATAATTGGACAAAAAAAGGAACTTTAAAATCTTATCAAATTTCAGGGCGGGTTTACTACAAACTTGCAGAGGTTGAAAATTCTATTGTAGAACTTAAAAAATAAAGGGCTATGAAGAAAGGAAATCACAGCCCTAATGGACAAGGCAAAAATAATGATTTTAAAACTCAAACTAAAATCATATTTAACTATTTACTAGAACACACCGCTACCAATACAATGGCTAGTATAATTACTGGAGTACCGCAAAAAAATATTTGCCGTATAAAACGTAATTTAGAAAAAGAGGGTTTACTTCAAGAAGTAGAACGCAAACTTTGCAAGTTTACAGGTCATAGAGCTTCATATCTAACAACAAATAAAAAGCTATTTAAAAATAAATAGATGCTATGAGCGACTTAAAAGAAGTCGTTTCAATAGCAGATTTTAAAGTAAGTGTACAGCATCATTTTAATAGTTTAAAAATGGTGCTAAGTGCACCGCTATTTAGTGAAGTTAACGCTTACTATTCTAATACTAAAGAAATAGGTTTACCAGTTAAAAAGCATCATACTTTAAACACTTTATTAGAACGATTAAACGGTATAAAAACAAAGCCCACAAAAAGCAATAGTATTGCAATTCTTAAAGGCTTATACAAGGGCGGTACAAATGGCGTTTTCTGTTATGAGGGTGCACCTTATTTATTCTTTGATATTGATGTAAAGGAAAACGAAAACAAACATTTATTAGTTAAATTAAACAATGCAAATGTATTCGAGCACCTCAAAAAAATAGCGGTTTTGGTTTGGCGTTCAAATAGTGGTTTTGGTATTGCTGGAATCTTATTTGTGCCACAATTAGCCGAGGTTTTAAATAGTGATAGAAAAAAGCATTTATCTATTGGTAAAGCAATTACAAAATACTTAAAAGAGGTTTTAAATGTAGATGCAGACTTTGACAATGCACAAAATAAATTTAGGCAAATCCGTTTTTTAGCAATGCAAAAAGAAAAGCGTTTTATCAATACAAACCCGATCCGTTTTTCTTATGATGTAAAAGAAGTACAAAGGGTTTCACAAACTGGCGTAAAACAATATAGGCGTTCAGATAATAGGGCGGTTATTGGCTCAATAGAGCATCAATTTAACAATGATACTTCAATACATAACGCTTTGTTAGATAATGGCTTTAAATGGCTAAATGATACAAGATATTTACACACCAGTACTACAAGTAAAAGCACCGGAACTACTGGAGGGAATAATGTATTTTTTAATTACAGTCAAAGTTTTTCTAATTACAAGGTTTTTACGCCTTTTTCACTTTACTTAACACAACATTATTCGAATGATTTAAACCGTTTTTTAAGTGATTTAAAAAAGAAAGGCTACAATACTAGCAAACCTCAACAAACAACGTTAAAACAAAGCGAAAACGTACTAAAACAACAAGTAAAAGACCGAGAAAAGCAAATATTTACAGCGTGTTATGATTTAATTAATCTACCATACAAAGAGAAATTAAGTTTTATAAAAAAGAATGCAAAAAATGATGCTGAAAAAATGTTGTTTTTTGATTACTTAAAAATAAAGCCCTTAAATATTTCTTATAATAAAACGCTAAAAATTCAAAACTATGTTAGTGAACAATTAGAAACAGTTTTAGAGTATGCAGACGCCAATACTAAAACAATTTTAACAGCAGAAACAGGGACAGGAAAAACAACGGCTTTTTTGCGTGATTTTGCAAAGCATAGACCAGGAAAAAGAATTTTAATTTTAGCACCCTTAACGGCAATAGTAGAACAAAACAAAGCCGAATATCAAAATATTATTTCACTTACTGGCAATAGCGAACCCAAAGAACATACAAAAGCAAAAACAAGCCTTTTTGTGATGGCCACATACGAACAAGGCTACAAACATTTATCTACTGGCAATACTTTTGACTATGTTGTAATTGATGAGGTGCATAATTTAATAACAGCACACGAATACAAGCGGGAAACTATTAAGAATCTAACAAGGGTTTTAAAATCTTGCAAAGTAATAGGGCTTACAGGAACTACAAACCTTTTATTTAAGTCTATTGGCTACAAGTTAATAAACGTTCAAAAAGAAGCTCAAAACAAGGTTAATATCAATCTTATTACAGATAATAGAGCACCTTTAAAAATAGCCTTACAGCACTTGCAAAATGTAAAAGGCAAATGTATTATTCGTGTTAATAGTAGAAATGTTGCAAAAGATTTAAAAACCGAACTTTTAAGACTTAAACAATATAAAAAAGATGAGGTTTTAATATTAAATTCAGATGCTCATATTAAAAAAGGAAATGATTTTAAACAGCTTACAGATCATAGTAATTTTAATGAAAGTATAAAACTTGTTTTAACAACATCTATAATTGATGAGGGTTTAAGTATAAAACAAAGCGGGTTTACAGATGTTGTTTTTATTGAAACCGATTACAAGCCAATGCCTGAAGCCGTAAAACAATTTTTTGCACGTTTTAGAAATGAAGATGCAGACCGAAAAAACTATTTTTATTTTAGAGAAACCAAAGAACAAAAAATAATTAGTTGGAATCCGCTTTTTGATTTTAAGAATACACAAAAGAAATTAAAAGAAGATGCAGAAACCTTTTCTGTTAATGATACCGATAAAAAAGATAGTACAAACACTAAATATTTATACTATGAAGATACAAGCGTAAACGATTTTGCACTGGCTTATGATGTTGCAAAGCGGTTTTTTCTGTTAATGACAAAACAGGAATACATACATTTTTTAGAGTTGAATTATAATATCAATATCATAGAAAATAAAACGCATATTTCTATTGATTTTGATACAACCGAAAGTAAAAGCCAATCTGAAGAAAATAAAATACAAGTGGCAAAAAAATGGCTAAATAATAAAGATGAGGTTTTGAATGCTTTGTTTGTAATAACAGATAATTTACAGATAAAAAAATCAATAGACTACATAGGTTTACAGCCCGAAAATGAGATTTATAATTTAGTAAGCGACAATTTAAAAGCGTTCGAACATTTGCAAAAAAATTGCAACCGATTGGAAAATTTAGGAGTTAATGATGTAGATACTTTTCTTATTGATACGACAAAAATAAAGCCCTTTGATTTAAGAAACATCAATAGAAAAATTAAGTTATTAGAAAATATAGATACTATAAAGAACCCTAAAACAAAAACAGATGAAAAGAACAAAACAAAACTTTTAACCTTTCTTTCTGAAGCTGAAAAACTAAAAACAGTAAATAAAAATACTTTGTTTGTGGTTTGGAATAAATTAAGATGTAACAGTAAAAAACCAAGTTATTACAATTTAATAGATTTGTTAGAATGGCACGAAAACGAGAATGCTTTTATAAGTTAAAACATCTTTACTTTATTAAGGAAAATAAAAAGATGTTAGAATCTGTTAAGCCCTATGAATAAAGGCGTACAAAGAATTTCACTACAAAATTTTTAACATGCTAAATTTTGTAAAAAACACACACAAAAAAGGAAAAAAAAGCCCTTTATAAAAATATAAAATAGTTCAAGTTCGCTAAGGATTTAGGTTATACAGATTTGACAATATGCCAAAACCAAGTACATACCCAATAATAATAAACCAAGAAAAAACACTTACAACTGGTTATTTATCAAAATGCGGTTATTTTGAAAAAGATTACAAAGTGACTGGCTCAACTGGATGGATTTCTAACAAATCAAAAGATTTAGATATTAATATTACTTCAATAATGGAGAAAGATAAAGAGCGTATTATTCTTAATTATATTGATTTTGATAATAAACCAGTAAAGCAAATAATTTATTTAACTTCAAAAAAATCTAATTTAGGTACTGGCTTAATATGGTTTTTTATTTGTCCTTATTCGGGTGCAATTTGCAGAAACTTAATATTTGTATTCAATAGATTTATGCATCGAAGCAATTTGAAAAATGCAATGTATGGCACTCAATTAGAAAGCAAGTACTGGCGTAAATTATTTCAATTAATACCAAACATACCAACTGTAAAGAACGTATTAAACGAGCCTTATAAACCAAATTACAAAAAGCATTATAAAGGAATAAAAACAAAGCGTTATCAAAAATATTTATCAACTGTAAAAAGATGGAATGATAATTTAAAAGAACGAACTAATTAATAAGAACCTAAAAATAAAACAATGGCGTACATTATAGATGAAGCAAAAGATATTAGTATTATCAATCTAAGAAAGTGGAAATACTTAAAACCTTATACATACAAAACAGGAACAGTAAGCTGGAATAGGAACGGAATGAAAACCTCAACAATGAGTATAATTGTACAGATGCAAAAAGATAAAGGAGTCTTAATTTTGGATTATAAATGTAATGGAACTAAATACAATTACAATATTCAAATAATTAGTAAGCCTTCAAATTTAGGAAAAGGAAATGTTTTTTATTTTATTTGTCCTTTTACATTTAAAACCTGCAGAAAGCTAAACCTTTACAATGAGCGTTTTATTCATAGAAGTGCAATAAAAGACGGTATGTATTCAAAGCAAATAGAATCTAAAAAATATAGACACATAGATCGTGTGTATGGCAGTTATTTTAAAAGTGCAAAATATTTTGAAATTCTTTACAGTAAAAATTTTAAACGTTCTTATGATGGCAAACCTACAAAGAAGTATTTAAAACTAATGGCAAAGATAAATGAGGGTAAAAGTTTTTCAGCTGAAGATATTGAAAGTCTTTTACTTTTTGGAGTATAAATGTTTTCTGTATTTCTGAATACAGAAATAAGAAAACACCGATATTATAGATACTTATTATACAATACGTAAATAAAATAGTTAAATTCTATTGTATTTTTTATAAAAGTATGGAGGTATTAAAATTGTGGGTACAAATATGGGTACATTTTCACAGTTTTAAGGGAAATAAAAAACCTAACAAACTAATAATTAGAGTGTTAGGTTTATTTTTAAGTGGTACCTCCAGGAATCGAACCAGGGACACAAGGATTTTCAGTCCTTTGCTCTACCAACTGAGCTAAGGTACCAATGCCTTAGCGGATGCAAATATAATATGTTTTTTGACATTTACTAACTAAAATTTAAAAAAATCTGTTGTATTTTTGAAATTATTCAAAATAACAGAATGAACTTAATTATAGATGTCGGAAATACAAGGGTCAAAGCTGCTCTTTTTGAGGAGTATAGACTTGTACAGGTTATAGTTTTTAACAAAACAAGGATAATATCCGAAGTAAAAAAAATAATTAAAAATTATAGAATTACTTCCACAATCTTATCAAGCGTTGCTTTGATGCCTTTAAAGATGTTAGAAAAACTCAAAACGTTAACAGATTTCACGGTTGTTTCATCAAAAATTAGAACTCCTTTTAAAAATTTATATGCAACTCCCAATACTTTAGGTGTAGATAGAATTGCATTAGTATTTGGTGCGGTGGTTAAATTTTCTAAGCAAAATGTTCTTATCATAGATGCTGGTACTTGTATAACTTTCGATTTTGTAAATAAAGAAGCTGAATATTTAGGAGGCGCAATTTCTCCTGGCATAGAAATGAGATATAAATCACTTCATGCATTTACATCAAAATTACCACTTTTAGAAACTCATAAACCCAATTATTTTATTGGGAATAATACAAATGAAAGTATACATTCTGGTATTGTAAATGGTGTAATTCAAGAAATTGAAGGGGTAATCAATCAATATAAAAAAGAATATTTACATTTAACAGTGGTTTTAACAGGAGGGAATACAAATTTCTTGTCAAAACAATTAAAAAGTAGCATATTTGCCAATCAAAATTTTCTCCTTGAAGGATTAAATGAAATATTGATTTTTAATAAAAACAAATGATTAGAAATATTGTAGTAATTATTTTACTATTTACTTCTGTGACTTTTACAGCACAAAGAACAAGTTCTTCACCGTATTCTTATTTTGGTATTGGAGACCAATTTAATACAGCTACAGTAGAGCAGAGTGCAATGGGTGGAATAGGTGTTGCCTTTAGCCATTATAAATATTTAAACTTTACAAATCCGGCGGCTTATGCTAATTTGAGATACACAACCTATGGTTTTGGTGTGTTAAATAATGATTTAACCATAAAAAGCGCATCGACAGAGCAAAACAGTATCTCTACAAGTTTGTCTTATGTTGCCTTGGCTTTTCCTCTTGGAGAAAATGCAGGTTTCTCTTTCGGAATGCAGCCAATATCTTCAGTGGGGTATTCTTTATCTAACGCAATTTTAGATGTTGATGGCAATACTTCTGAAATATCCTTGTATGAAGGTAGGGGAGGTGTCAATAGATTTTATGGTAGTTTTGGAATTAAAGTTTTTAAGGAATTTTCTCTAGGGATAGAAGCAGATTTTAGTTTTGGTAACGTAGAGAATAGCATTATTAATCAAAGAGGTGAAGTTGCACTCGCAACGAAATACGAAGAAATAAATAATGTAAGAGGAGGGTCTGTAAAATTAGGTGCGCAATATCAAAAAGAATTAAAAAATAAATTAATTTTAAATGCAGGTGCCACTGTAAAACTCGGAAACGACCTAAATGTAACAGGAAATGATTATTTATATTCAGTAACTTTTTCAGGAATTGGTTCTGAATTTCCAAGAGATACCATTTCTGCCACAGAAATTGATGGTAAATTTAATTTGCCACTGAAATCTACCTTTGGTGCAGGTATTGGAAAACTTGATAAATGGTATGCAGGTTTAGAATATGAAAGTCAAGATGCCATCTCTACAACAGGTTTATTAGCAAATACCAATGGAGCCTTTAGGTATGGTAAATCCAATAGGGTAGCTTTAGGGGGTTTTTATTTGCCTAAGGTAAATTCTATTTCAAGTTATTGGCAGAGAGTTACTTATAGGGCTGGTGTGCGTATGGAGAACACGGGTTTACTGGTTGATGGCGTTGGGAATAGTGCAAATTTCACAGAAATTAATGACTTTGGCATATCTTTTGGTCTAGGGTTACCACTAAAGAGATTGTCCACGATTAATATGGGGCTCGAATTTGGTAAAAGAGGAACCATAGAAAATAATTTAATAGAAGAAAATTATTTTAATTTTAGATTAAGTTTATCTTTGACGGATACGAATTGGTTTATAAAGAGAAAAATTGATTAGAAACATTAAAACTAACAACATGAAGAAAATTACGTTTTTAATAGCAGCAGCGATATTTTTGGTTATTCCCAAAACGAATGCACAAGAAGACGCAAAGAGAGAATGTCTTATTAAATACAACTTATTTACAGGAGATTTTAAATCAAAAAAATATGACGACGCTTATGAAAAGTGGACCTATTTGATGGAAAATTGTCAGGATTTATCGGTAAACATCTATAAATATGGAGCTGATTTAGCGCAAGACTTTAAAAAAGATCCAACATTAGCTAAAAAGGTTTATGAGCAAAGGTTGCAATATTTTCCTGAACATGATGATTCTAAAAATAACCTCTCTAAAATGCATAGTGATTATGCGACCTATTTAATAAAAGGAAAATTAGCTTCGGATAAAGAGATTTTTGATATCTTAGAAAAAGCATATAAAATTTCTCCGCGAGATATGAGTGTAAAAAATATCTATAGATATTTTCAAGGAGTAACAGATAAGTATAAAGATGCTAATCCGCAAAGAGTATTTGATACCTACGATGATGTAATTGAATCTGTTGGAGAAAAATTGGCAGATTATCAAAAAAAAATAAACGAATTAACAAAAGATTCTACCAAGGTATTAGATGCTAAAGAGAAAAGATACTTAAGAGCATATACCATTAATTCAAAAGCTTTAGGACAAATTGAAGGAGGTTTGGATAATATAATTTCTGAATTGGCAACTTGTGAGCGTTTAATACCCCTATACAAAAGAGATTTCGAAGAAAATAAAAATAACGAAGTTTGGTTAAAAAGAGCGGTTTCTAGAATGTTTTATAAAGGATGTCAAGAAGATCCTTTATACGCAGAGTTAGCAAAAGCATATGCTGAGGCTTCACCTTCACCAGAAGCTTATGCCTTTCTTGCCAATGTATTAGAGGATAATGGAGATAGTTCTGGGGCAGCAGAAATGAGACAAAAATCATTTGATCTTGAAACTGACCCAATAAAAAAAGCAAATTATAAATTAAAGTTTGCACAAGCAGCGCAATCTAGAGGTCAATTATCAAAGGCTAGAGCTTTAGCAAGAGAAGCCTTAAGATATAATCCTAATTTTGGAAAAGCATATTTATTAATTGGAAGATTATATCAATCTAGCGTAAATGATTGTGGAAAAGATGAGTTTGAAAAGAGAATGGTATATGCAGCAGCATTAAGACAAGCTCAAAGAGCCGCTTCTGTAGATCCAAGTATTTCCTCAACAGCCAGAAAGTATATAAGATCTTACGAAGCTAATTTACCAAGTAAAAAAGTAATTTTTACAGCAGGTAAGGCTGTAGGAGAAACGTACTCGATTAAATGTTGGATTGGAGAAACAGTAAAGATTCAGTCTAGCGGCAAATAATGAATATAACGACTAATAAAATAATAAAAAGCATTGCTCTTCTTTTAGGAATAGCAATGCTTTTTTCTTGTGACAACAATACTCAAAAGGCAAGAGATTTTTTGGCAGATAAAAATTTACCAATAGGCATTACAACGAATGCTTTTCATGTATATAAAGATTCAGGTAGAATCACATCTAAATTAATCACTGCCAAAATGTTAGATTATAGCAATAGAACGCTACATCCTTATAGCAAATTTCCAGAGGGAATTAAAATAGTGAATTTCGAAAACAAAGGACTAGACTCAATTACGATTACAGGAGATTTTGCGCTTTCTTATACCAAAACATCGATATCAGAAATTAAAGGAAATGTGGTGGTAATAAATCATTCGGATAAATCGAGACTAGAAACAGAGCAATTATTTTGGGATGAAAAAACAAAATATTTTGTTTCTGAAAAAGCATTTAAACTTACCAAAGAAAATGATACGATCTTTGGCATCGGTTTTGAGTCTAAAGATGATTTATCAAAGCATTTATCAAAAAAGACAATAGGTAAATTAGAAACTTCAGAA is a window of Polaribacter litorisediminis DNA encoding:
- a CDS encoding helix-turn-helix domain-containing protein, which produces MQKNAQSIQFVQVTPEQLQHAIIQGVKLQLDSLKEHFQPKEPNTYLTRSDVAKMLKIDLSSVHNWTKKGTLKSYQISGRVYYKLAEVENSIVELKK
- a CDS encoding DEAD/DEAH box helicase yields the protein MSDLKEVVSIADFKVSVQHHFNSLKMVLSAPLFSEVNAYYSNTKEIGLPVKKHHTLNTLLERLNGIKTKPTKSNSIAILKGLYKGGTNGVFCYEGAPYLFFDIDVKENENKHLLVKLNNANVFEHLKKIAVLVWRSNSGFGIAGILFVPQLAEVLNSDRKKHLSIGKAITKYLKEVLNVDADFDNAQNKFRQIRFLAMQKEKRFINTNPIRFSYDVKEVQRVSQTGVKQYRRSDNRAVIGSIEHQFNNDTSIHNALLDNGFKWLNDTRYLHTSTTSKSTGTTGGNNVFFNYSQSFSNYKVFTPFSLYLTQHYSNDLNRFLSDLKKKGYNTSKPQQTTLKQSENVLKQQVKDREKQIFTACYDLINLPYKEKLSFIKKNAKNDAEKMLFFDYLKIKPLNISYNKTLKIQNYVSEQLETVLEYADANTKTILTAETGTGKTTAFLRDFAKHRPGKRILILAPLTAIVEQNKAEYQNIISLTGNSEPKEHTKAKTSLFVMATYEQGYKHLSTGNTFDYVVIDEVHNLITAHEYKRETIKNLTRVLKSCKVIGLTGTTNLLFKSIGYKLINVQKEAQNKVNINLITDNRAPLKIALQHLQNVKGKCIIRVNSRNVAKDLKTELLRLKQYKKDEVLILNSDAHIKKGNDFKQLTDHSNFNESIKLVLTTSIIDEGLSIKQSGFTDVVFIETDYKPMPEAVKQFFARFRNEDADRKNYFYFRETKEQKIISWNPLFDFKNTQKKLKEDAETFSVNDTDKKDSTNTKYLYYEDTSVNDFALAYDVAKRFFLLMTKQEYIHFLELNYNINIIENKTHISIDFDTTESKSQSEENKIQVAKKWLNNKDEVLNALFVITDNLQIKKSIDYIGLQPENEIYNLVSDNLKAFEHLQKNCNRLENLGVNDVDTFLIDTTKIKPFDLRNINRKIKLLENIDTIKNPKTKTDEKNKTKLLTFLSEAEKLKTVNKNTLFVVWNKLRCNSKKPSYYNLIDLLEWHENENAFIS
- a CDS encoding type III pantothenate kinase codes for the protein MNLIIDVGNTRVKAALFEEYRLVQVIVFNKTRIISEVKKIIKNYRITSTILSSVALMPLKMLEKLKTLTDFTVVSSKIRTPFKNLYATPNTLGVDRIALVFGAVVKFSKQNVLIIDAGTCITFDFVNKEAEYLGGAISPGIEMRYKSLHAFTSKLPLLETHKPNYFIGNNTNESIHSGIVNGVIQEIEGVINQYKKEYLHLTVVLTGGNTNFLSKQLKSSIFANQNFLLEGLNEILIFNKNK
- a CDS encoding tetratricopeptide repeat protein, with the translated sequence MKKITFLIAAAIFLVIPKTNAQEDAKRECLIKYNLFTGDFKSKKYDDAYEKWTYLMENCQDLSVNIYKYGADLAQDFKKDPTLAKKVYEQRLQYFPEHDDSKNNLSKMHSDYATYLIKGKLASDKEIFDILEKAYKISPRDMSVKNIYRYFQGVTDKYKDANPQRVFDTYDDVIESVGEKLADYQKKINELTKDSTKVLDAKEKRYLRAYTINSKALGQIEGGLDNIISELATCERLIPLYKRDFEENKNNEVWLKRAVSRMFYKGCQEDPLYAELAKAYAEASPSPEAYAFLANVLEDNGDSSGAAEMRQKSFDLETDPIKKANYKLKFAQAAQSRGQLSKARALAREALRYNPNFGKAYLLIGRLYQSSVNDCGKDEFEKRMVYAAALRQAQRAASVDPSISSTARKYIRSYEANLPSKKVIFTAGKAVGETYSIKCWIGETVKIQSSGK
- the lptC gene encoding LPS export ABC transporter periplasmic protein LptC, with product MNITTNKIIKSIALLLGIAMLFSCDNNTQKARDFLADKNLPIGITTNAFHVYKDSGRITSKLITAKMLDYSNRTLHPYSKFPEGIKIVNFENKGLDSITITGDFALSYTKTSISEIKGNVVVINHSDKSRLETEQLFWDEKTKYFVSEKAFKLTKENDTIFGIGFESKDDLSKHLSKKTIGKLETSEN